In one Aeromicrobium erythreum genomic region, the following are encoded:
- a CDS encoding heme oxygenase (biliverdin-producing) — protein sequence MTIIEPDTSSLSRLLRDGSRREHESAEGSAFMSELLAGRVSPRGYADYLARLQRVYAALEAAGRALAGHPVVDAVLDPALERSSAILDDVAHWGTGHAATPATDAYVARIETTRDHPARYVAHHYTRYLGDLSGGRAIGRVLGRTFDLDHDGLAFYAFADVPKPKPYKDAYRQRLDALDLTAQERLDVLAEVRLVFGLNEALFAELSADLDTYRL from the coding sequence ATGACGATCATCGAGCCGGACACCTCCTCGTTGTCGCGCCTGCTGCGCGACGGCTCCCGACGTGAGCACGAGTCCGCGGAGGGCTCGGCCTTCATGAGCGAGCTGCTCGCCGGCCGCGTGTCGCCCCGCGGGTACGCGGACTACCTGGCACGGCTGCAGCGGGTGTACGCGGCGCTCGAGGCCGCCGGGCGGGCGCTCGCCGGGCACCCGGTGGTCGACGCCGTGCTCGACCCCGCCCTGGAGCGGTCGTCGGCGATCCTCGACGACGTCGCGCACTGGGGGACCGGCCACGCGGCGACGCCGGCGACCGACGCCTACGTGGCGCGGATCGAGACCACCCGTGACCACCCCGCGCGGTACGTGGCGCACCACTACACGCGGTACCTGGGCGACCTCTCCGGCGGTCGCGCGATCGGTCGGGTGCTGGGGCGGACCTTCGACCTCGACCACGACGGGCTCGCCTTCTACGCGTTCGCCGACGTGCCGAAGCCGAAGCCGTACAAGGACGCGTACCGCCAGCGCCTCGACGCTCTCGACCTCACTGCGCAGGAGCGGCTCGACGTCCTCGCCGAGGTGCGCCTCGTCTTCGGGCTCAACGAGGCGCTGTTCGCCGAGCTGTCCGCGGACCTCGACACGTACCGCCTCTGA